The window AGACTCCGGGCATCGGCATGTACTCGATGAAGCGGACGTCGACGGGCAGATCTCGCGCGAGGAGAGCCAGGGGAACGACCTGGTCTTCGTTCTGGCCGGCCAGGATCACCGCGTTGATCTTGACGCGAGAGAACCCGGCCGCCAGGGCCGCGTCGATCCCGGACCTGACGGCGTCGAGCCGGTCCCTCCCGGTCATCGCGCGGAACGACTCGCGGGTAGTGGCGTCGAGGCTCACGTTCACCTGCGAGAGGCCCGCCTCGGCGAGGGGCCTGGCCAGACGCGGCAGCAGGACTCCGTTCGTCGTGAGCGCCAGGAGCGGTGGCCGGGGCTCGAGCGCCGCGAGCGCGTGGACGATCGCGACGAGCCCGGCGTGGAGGGTAGGTTCGCCCCCGGTGAGCCGGACCTTCCTCACGCCGAGCGATACGAAGAGCGTTGCCAGGCGGACGATCTCCCCGACCTCCATCGCAGGCGGCAGCGCGGCGACCCCCGCGTCCTCTCCGGGCCTGCAGTACGTGCAGCGGAGGTTGCAGCTCTCGAGTATCGAGAGCCTGAGGTAGGTGATCCGGCGGCCGATCGGATCGGTCAGGCCGGCCGGCTCGAACGGCACGAGCCGCTCGGCCCGGCTTTCGCCCGGACGCGCACAGCCCGTCGATCGAGAGGGCGGAGCGCCGCCGCTTTCCATGGCGGCATATTACGCACCTGCACCCCGGCCTTTCATGATCGCCGTCATCCCTCGGCAGGAACGGGGAAAGCGTCCCTCGCGGCGATCTGTCCCGAAAAGTCATTGACAGCTGGCTCGCGACGACCTATAACTAACTAGTTGGTTAGACACACTGGTTAGCAGAGGAACGAAGGAGCCCGGATGAAAGAGAACATGACCACGGCTCGAGTCCCGGCGATGGCCTCCTTTTGCGGCCCCGAGACGAGCGACTCGTGTCGGAAGGTCCTTCACGCGGCAGCAGCTGTCTTCGCTGAGGAAGGCTTCGCCGGAGCCCGGGTCGACACCATCGCCGAGAGAGCCGGGGTCAACAAGGCGATGGTCTACTACCACGTCGGCGACAAAGCCTGCCTCTACGAGGCCGTCCTCTCCGAGACCCTGGACTGCGCCAGGGAGGCCCTGGACACCGCGCTCGCGAAGCTGGGCTCGCCCGAGGAGCGGTTCCGCGCCTTCGTCTCGACCGTGGCCCGGGTGGCCCGGGAGCACCCGCACCTCCCCACCCTCATCCTGCGGGAGTTTGCCGGTGGTGGCAGCAACCTGCCCGACTCGGTCCTTCGGCGCATCGGCAGCATTCTTCGCATCGTCCGGCAGGTGCTGGAGGAAGGGCACGCCGAGGGCAGCTTCCGTGTCGCGAACCCGACCATCACCCACCTCGCCGTCGCCGGCAGCGTGTTGTTCCTGTCGGCGAGCCGGCCGATCATGAAAAGGCTCGCGGCGCTGGATGCCGTGCGGCCGTCGGCTGACCTCGGCAGTGACGTCGCCGGCCCGCTCGCCGACCTTCTGCTGCGCGGCCTTCTCGCTGTTCCTACGGGTTCGACGGCCGGAATAGAGAGCCGCACCGCAACCCGCCCCCGAGCTGCGGGCCGGCGGCGCACGGCCCCGGCTTCCCGCCAGTCCTGAGGAGGACCCAATGAAGAAACGTCTGATCGTGATTCCGATCGTCGTCGCGGTGGCCGCGGCCGCTCTCTACTTCGGGCTGAGGTCACGTCCCGCCGCGCCCTCGAACGTCTTGAAGATCTCGGGGAACATCGAGGTCACGAGCGTCGAGCTGAGCTTCAACATCGCCGGAGAGACGACGACACGGCTCGTCTCGGAAGGGATGCCCATCGAAGCAGGCCAGGTCGTGGCGACCCTCGACACCGCAGAGCTCGAGTACGAGCTGGAGCTCCGACGGGCCGAGCTGGGCGCGGCCCAGGCTCGCCTCGCGGAGCTGACGGCTGGCTACCGCGTCGAGGATATCGGCCAGGCCCGGGCGGCCCTCGAGCGCGCCCGGGCCGAGGCGACCAGGGCTGAGGCCGAGCTGAGGCGTCAGAAAGAGCTCCGGGACCAGGATGTCATCTCGAGCCGTGAATACGAGGTGGCCGAGGCGGCCTATCGCTCGACACAGGCGCAGGTCCAGGAGGTCTCCCAGAAGCTCGCACTCCTGACGAACGGCCCACGCAAGGAGCAGATCGCAGAGGCTCGCGAGCGGGTCCGCCAGGTCGAGGCCGCGAACGACGTGGCCCGGAACCGGCTCGGATACGCCACGATCGCGTCTCCCCTGACAGGGGTGGTTCTGACGGATCACATAGAGCCGGGAGAGCGCGTGGCGCCCGGGACCCCCGTTGTGACCGTGGCCGATCTGAGCAACGTCTGGCTGCGCGGATTCATCGACGAGGCCGACCTCGGACGCGTCAAGCTCGGCCAGCACGTCCGCATCGAGACGGACGGGAGCGCCGGCACCGTCTATGCCGGGCGTGTCTCGTTCATCGCCCAGGAGGCGGAGTTCACACCGAAGAGCGTCCAGACGGCCAGGGAACGCGTGAAGCTCGTCTACCGGCTCAAGGTCGACATCGAGAACCCACGCCACGAGCTGAAACCCGGTATGCCGGCCGACGCCTGGGTGGAGCTGTCCGGGGCGTAGCCGATGGACGCCATCGAGGTCGACGGGCTCACGAAGAGCTTCGGCACGATCGAAGCCGTCAAGGGCCTGAGCCTGCGGATCGGGGCCGGGGAGATCTACGGTCTCGTGGGGCCCGATGGCGCCGGCAAGACGACCACGATTCGCCTCCTGACCGGCAGCATGGACCCCACGAGCGGAGACGCCTTCGTCGGTGGGCACCACACGGTGAGGGAGGCCGAGAGGATCAAGGAGGAGATCGGCTACATGGCCCAGCGGTTCGGGCTCTACCCGGATCTGACCGTGGCCGAGAACATCCACTTCTACGCCGACATCTACGGCGTCCCCCGGCGGGGCCGGGAGGAGCGGATCGAAGAGCTCCTCTCTTTCTCGAACATGAAGCCGTTCAAGAAACGTCTCGCCGGGAACCTCTCGGGAGGCATGAAGCAGAAGCTCGGCCTCGTCTGCGCGCTGATCCACACGCCGAAGGTCCTCTTCCTCGACGAGCCGACCAACGGCGTCGACCCCGTCTCGCGCCGGGACTTCTGGAGAATCCTCAATGAGCTTCAGAAGGACGGCGTCACGATCCTCGTTTCCACGGCATACCTCGACGAGGCCGAGCGCTGCACGCGCGTGGGCCTTCTCCACCAGGGCCATCTCATTGCCGAGGGAACTCCGGACGAGCTGAAGGGGCTTCTTCAGGGCGTCATTCTCGAGGTGACCGCCGAGCAGCCGAGAGCGGCGGCGGCCTCGCTGCGAAAGGCTGGAGTGTCGCCGTCGGTGGGCCTCTTCGGCGACCGCATACACGTGGTGGCGCAAGACCCTCGCCAGGCGACAGCCGCCATCGAGGCGGCGCTCGCGGGCGACAATCTCGTGCTCCGCGGGATCCGCCAGAAGCCGCCCTCCCTCGAAGACGTCTTCATCTCCGTTCTCGGTCAGAGAGCAGCGGGAGCCGCCGATGCCACCGCGTGACGACCTCCCGGCCGTGACCTTGAGGAACCTGACGAAGCGTTTCGGCGACTTCGTGGCCGTGAGCGGCATCAGCCTGGACGTCGCTCGGGGGGAGATCTTCGGCTTCCTGGGCCCCAACGGCGCCGGGAAGTCGACCACGATCCGGATGCTCTGCGGCCTCCTCAGTCCCTCGGAAGGGACCGGAACCGTAGCGGGCTTCGACGTCCTGACCCAGACCGAGGGGATCAAGGCCAACATCGGCTACATGAGCCAGAAGTTCTCGCTCTACGAGGACCTCACCGTGGAGGAGAACATCGACTTCTACGCCGGTATCTACGGGATCCCTCGCGTGAAGCGGGCCGAGCGCAAGGCCTGGGTAATCCAGATGGCCGGCCTCGAGGAGCAACGAGGGATGCGGTGCGGCACCCTGTCGGGCGGCGTCAAGCAACGCCTGGCGCTCGGATGCGCGGTCCTCCACGAACCCCCGGTCCTTTTCCTCGACGAGCCCACCTCGGGCGTGGACCCGATCAGCCGGCGTGCCTTCTGGGACCTGATCTACGACATGTCGTCCCGCGGGGTGACGGTCTTCGTGACGACCCACTACATGGAGGAAGCGGAGTACTGCGATCGGCTGGGTCTCGTGTACGCCGGCCGGCTGATCGCGCTGGGCACGCCGTCGGAGCTGAAGGGGAAGGTCTCGGCGGCGGCGCCGGCCGAGCGAGTCACACTCGAAGACGTCTTCGTGACGCTCATCGAGGAGGAGAGCGCAAAGTCCGCCACGCAGGAGGTGGCGCGATGAATCCGAGGCGCCTCCTCGCCGTTTCCCGCAAGGAGCTGATCCACATCCTTCGGGACCCCCGAAGCCTCGGGATGGGAATCGCGATCCCGCTCCTTCTCCTCGTCCTCTTCGGGTACGCGCTGTCGCTCGACGTCGACGAAGTACCCCTCCTCGTCTGGGACCAGAGCCACACGCCGCAGAGCCGCGAGATCGTCAGCCGCTTTACGGGCTCGCGCTACTTTTCCGTGAAGGGGCAGCCCAGCAGCTACCACGACATCGAAAGAGCGCTCGACACAGGCGACGCCCTGATGGGTCTCGTGATTCCCAGCGGACTCGGCAGACCCGAAGCGGGTCGTCCCACGTCCCTACAGCTCCTCGTGGACGGTAGCGACGCCAGCACCGCGGCCATCGCCATCGGTTACGCCGAGGGGGTGGTCCGAGGGTACGGGCTCGACACGTCCATCGAAGCCCTCCGGCGGGCCGGCACCCGGGCCGCCGTGCGGCCGCTCGACGTCAGGTCGCGTGTGCTCTTCAACGAGGACCTCGAGTCGCGCAACTACATCATCCCGGGTCTGATCGCCGTCATCATGATGGTCATCGCCGCCCTCCTCACCTCGCTCACGGTGGCCAAGGAGTGGGAGAGCGGGACGATGGAGCAGCTCGTCTCCACGCCGCTCAAGGGGCCGGAGCTGATTCTCGGCAAGCTCCTCCCGTACGTGGGGATCGGGATGCTCGACGTGCTCCTGTCGGTCCTGATGGGGCAGTTCGTCTTTCACGTCCCGCTCCGGGGGAGCGTGCCCCTCCTCTTCGGGATGGCGGCGATCTTCCTGGTGGGCGCTCTCTCGCTGGGCATGCTGATCAGCATCGTCACGAAGAGCCAGCTTCTCGCGAGCCAGCTGGCGATGGTCGCGACGTTCCTCCCGGCGTTCCTGCTGTCGGGCTTCATGTACGACATCGACAACATGCCTCGCGCCGTCCAGCTGATCACGCTGGCCGTGCCGGCGCGCTACTTCGTCGCGCTCCTGAAGGGAATCTACCTGAAGGGCGTCGGCCCTGGACGTCCTCGCCTTCGAGGCGGGTCTGCTCGCGATCTTCGCGGCGGCCATGCTGGTCCTGGCCATCTTCAAGTTCAAGAAGAAGCTGGTGTGACGCCGATGCTCGAACGAATCAAGAGAATGCTGATCAAGGAGTTCATCCAGATCCTACGGGATCCACGGATGAAGGGAGTCCTCGTCCTGATGCCGATCGTCCAGGCGATGGTCTTCGGCTACGCGGTGTCGACCGACGTCAGCAACGTCCGGACGGCGCTCTTCGATCTCGACAGCACCGTCGAGAGCCGCGAGCTCGTGGCCCGGTTCGTCGACTCGGGTTGGTTCCGGATCGTCGAACGCGTGGACACGGATGCGCGGGCGCAAGACCTGCTCGACAGGGGCAGGTGCGTGCCGTCATCCGGATGAATGCCGGGTTCGGCGAGGCGGTGAAAGGGCGAGGGGCGCAGCTCCAGGTTCTCGTCGACGGGACGAACTCGAACACCGCAGGACTCGTCCTGAACTACGCTGGCGCCGTTACGGGACGATACAACGAGGACGTGGTGGCCCAGCGCCTCGCCAGGTCGCCCGGCGCGAAGCCCGTGGCCCTGGCCGTCGTGCTCGAGTCCCGCGCCCTGGTTCAACGAGAACCTGGAGAGCCGCCACTTCTACGTTCCCGGGGTCATCGCGCTGATCGTGCTGCTCGTCACGCTGATGCTCTCGAGCATGGCCGTCGTGCGTGAAGGAAATCGGCACCATCGAGCAGATCATGGTGACGCCGATTCGCCAGGTGGAGTTCATTCTCGGCAAGACGATCCCGTTCGCTCTCATCGCGTACCTCGACGTGCTCCTCATCACCGGCATCGCCGTCTTCTGGTTCGACGTCCCGATTCGCGGCAGCCTGCCGCTCCTCTTCGTGGCCACGACGCTCTTTCTGATGAGCACGATCGGGATCGGCCTGCTGATCTCCACCGTGAGCCGGACGGCAGCAGGCGATGATGAGCGCCTTCTTCTTCTACTTCCCGGCCGTTCTGCTGTCCGGTTTCATGTTCCCCATCGCCAACATGCCGACGGTCGTTCAATGGCTGACTTTCGCGAATCCTCCGGTATTTCCTCGTGATCATTCGCGGCATCTTCCTCAAGGGTGTGGGCCTTCCGGTGCTCTGGGAGCAGATGGCCGCCCCTGGCCGTCCTCGGCGTCGCGATGCTGGGCCTGGCCTCCTGAAGTTCAAGAAGACGCTCGCGTGAGGGCAAACACGATGCACACTCGATTAACAGGCTGCTGAAGAGATGCCACTTTTCGGGGGAATCGCCGTCGAAGAGGATCAAGAGGACGCCGCGACGGCGACGATTCGCTCGTGTTCAGGTCCCGATCGCCCGCCTTCGCCGCCCGATCCGCTCGGGAGGCGCCTCGGGTGGGACCGTTCCTCAGGGGGTGGCGGGCTCCAGACGCGCCATGCGTATGAGGTTGTAGGCGGTCATCGTGGAGAGGAAGTCGGCCGTAACCCGGCGAATCCCTCGGAATCGGGTCTTCGCCTTCCCGGCCGTGGCCTTCATCCAGCCGAAGATCTCCTCGACCCTCTTTCGTCGGACCTGACTGACTGTGTATCCCGAATGCCGCGTTGTCCGGCCATCGATCGCGCTCCGGCGGCCGCTGGTGTTCTGCGTGACGTGCGGCGTGACGTTGCGTTGCCGAAGCTCTTCGACGAAGTCGTGGGTGTCGTACCCCTTGTCGGCTCCGAGAGTGATCCGCCGTTTGCCGCGGACGGCCTCGACCAGCTCCAGGGCCGCGACCCGCTCTCCATATCCATCGGCCTCCGTAACGGTCGCTCCCACGCAGAGGCCATGTCGGTTCTCCATGAGCGCGTGCCCGAGGAAGGCCATCTGAGCGACCTGGCCGTTTCCGCGCCGATACAGCTTGGCGTCGGGGTCGGTCGTCGAAGCGTGGGTATCGTTCTTCCGTTCCTCTCCCTTGAAGTCGACTTCGGCGTTTCGCCCGCCGGAGGCCGGGGGCTTTCCTCCGCCCTGCCGCGACCGGAAGCTCTTCAGGGAGGCGTTGGCCTCGATCATCGTGCCGTCGACCGTGAAGTGATCGTCCGAAAGGAGCCGGCGACGCCGGGCTTCCTCCACGACCTCCGAGAAGAAGTCGAGATAGACGTCAGCCGTCAGAAGCCTCTCGCGGTTCTTCGAGAACGTCGTCGCGTCGAAAGCCGTGCCGACGCCGGGCAGATCCAGGAACCAGCGGAACAGGAAGTCGTACTGGAGCCTTTCGCAGAAGAGACGCTCGCTGCGGACGCTGTAGAGGGCGATCAGGATCTGCGCCTTGAGAAGCACCTCAGGTGGAACGGACTTGCGACCCCGTTCCGAGTACAGCTCGCTGAGCCTCGGCCCAAGCCGTCGGAGGGCCTCGTCGGCGACCGCTTTCACGTTTCGGATCGGGTGATCCCGGGGCACCAACTCCTCCGGGGTCACCGTAACGATCAGGTCGGGCTGCTTCTCGATGTCTCCGCGCACGTCCGCAAGGTGCGGCGCAGTAGCCGTTCTGTCAACGGTTCGGAGCTGATCTTTTCAGCACCCTGTTAACTCCCCCGTTGCTCGCTCTCCTCCTCCGCTCGGCCGGCGCGTTCG is drawn from Holophagales bacterium and contains these coding sequences:
- the moaA gene encoding GTP 3',8-cyclase MoaA, whose protein sequence is MPFEPAGLTDPIGRRITYLRLSILESCNLRCTYCRPGEDAGVAALPPAMEVGEIVRLATLFVSLGVRKVRLTGGEPTLHAGLVAIVHALAALEPRPPLLALTTNGVLLPRLARPLAEAGLSQVNVSLDATTRESFRAMTGRDRLDAVRSGIDAALAAGFSRVKINAVILAGQNEDQVVPLALLARDLPVDVRFIEYMPMPGVSARPEKHLSAAEIERRLAEQFTLEETPKEIDAGPARMVSVRGFQGRIGLISPFSVKFCSDCNRLRVTARGALRLCLLGGGEADLLGPIRRGLSDEELARIVREALRGKAERHPFESASEAVLPCATPMWAVGG
- a CDS encoding TetR/AcrR family transcriptional regulator translates to MKENMTTARVPAMASFCGPETSDSCRKVLHAAAAVFAEEGFAGARVDTIAERAGVNKAMVYYHVGDKACLYEAVLSETLDCAREALDTALAKLGSPEERFRAFVSTVARVAREHPHLPTLILREFAGGGSNLPDSVLRRIGSILRIVRQVLEEGHAEGSFRVANPTITHLAVAGSVLFLSASRPIMKRLAALDAVRPSADLGSDVAGPLADLLLRGLLAVPTGSTAGIESRTATRPRAAGRRRTAPASRQS
- a CDS encoding efflux RND transporter periplasmic adaptor subunit; this translates as MKKRLIVIPIVVAVAAAALYFGLRSRPAAPSNVLKISGNIEVTSVELSFNIAGETTTRLVSEGMPIEAGQVVATLDTAELEYELELRRAELGAAQARLAELTAGYRVEDIGQARAALERARAEATRAEAELRRQKELRDQDVISSREYEVAEAAYRSTQAQVQEVSQKLALLTNGPRKEQIAEARERVRQVEAANDVARNRLGYATIASPLTGVVLTDHIEPGERVAPGTPVVTVADLSNVWLRGFIDEADLGRVKLGQHVRIETDGSAGTVYAGRVSFIAQEAEFTPKSVQTARERVKLVYRLKVDIENPRHELKPGMPADAWVELSGA
- a CDS encoding ABC transporter ATP-binding protein; this translates as MDAIEVDGLTKSFGTIEAVKGLSLRIGAGEIYGLVGPDGAGKTTTIRLLTGSMDPTSGDAFVGGHHTVREAERIKEEIGYMAQRFGLYPDLTVAENIHFYADIYGVPRRGREERIEELLSFSNMKPFKKRLAGNLSGGMKQKLGLVCALIHTPKVLFLDEPTNGVDPVSRRDFWRILNELQKDGVTILVSTAYLDEAERCTRVGLLHQGHLIAEGTPDELKGLLQGVILEVTAEQPRAAAASLRKAGVSPSVGLFGDRIHVVAQDPRQATAAIEAALAGDNLVLRGIRQKPPSLEDVFISVLGQRAAGAADATA
- a CDS encoding ABC transporter ATP-binding protein, translated to MPPRDDLPAVTLRNLTKRFGDFVAVSGISLDVARGEIFGFLGPNGAGKSTTIRMLCGLLSPSEGTGTVAGFDVLTQTEGIKANIGYMSQKFSLYEDLTVEENIDFYAGIYGIPRVKRAERKAWVIQMAGLEEQRGMRCGTLSGGVKQRLALGCAVLHEPPVLFLDEPTSGVDPISRRAFWDLIYDMSSRGVTVFVTTHYMEEAEYCDRLGLVYAGRLIALGTPSELKGKVSAAAPAERVTLEDVFVTLIEEESAKSATQEVAR
- a CDS encoding IS5 family transposase; its protein translation is MRGDIEKQPDLIVTVTPEELVPRDHPIRNVKAVADEALRRLGPRLSELYSERGRKSVPPEVLLKAQILIALYSVRSERLFCERLQYDFLFRWFLDLPGVGTAFDATTFSKNRERLLTADVYLDFFSEVVEEARRRRLLSDDHFTVDGTMIEANASLKSFRSRQGGGKPPASGGRNAEVDFKGEERKNDTHASTTDPDAKLYRRGNGQVAQMAFLGHALMENRHGLCVGATVTEADGYGERVAALELVEAVRGKRRITLGADKGYDTHDFVEELRQRNVTPHVTQNTSGRRSAIDGRTTRHSGYTVSQVRRKRVEEIFGWMKATAGKAKTRFRGIRRVTADFLSTMTAYNLIRMARLEPATP